From a region of the Candidatus Methylomirabilis limnetica genome:
- the radC gene encoding RadC family protein: MQKATNYLAGHRGRLRARYRLNGEEALEDYELLELLLTYAIPRHDTKLLAKKLLERFGTLARVFEAEPAALEAIDGIGPQAATLISLIRPLAVRFVTQAPKAKTVLRSTAEAAAYFQAKLKGLSEEEVHVAFVNSKNAVMTTECLQRGTVDQSVVYVRKVIERTLAHKASGFLLVHNHPSGDPTPSSDDRDLTQALKTAAATVGVRFLDHLVIGETDPFSFKANGLL, from the coding sequence AGCAGGGCATCGGGGCCGGCTGCGGGCTCGCTACCGGCTCAATGGCGAGGAGGCGCTCGAAGATTACGAGCTGCTGGAGCTCCTCCTGACTTATGCTATTCCCAGGCACGACACCAAGCTGCTCGCCAAGAAGCTCCTGGAACGATTCGGGACGCTGGCCCGTGTCTTCGAGGCTGAGCCAGCAGCCCTGGAAGCAATAGACGGGATCGGGCCCCAGGCGGCCACGCTGATTTCGCTGATTCGACCCCTCGCGGTGCGTTTTGTCACACAGGCCCCAAAGGCGAAAACGGTGCTCAGGTCCACCGCGGAGGCCGCCGCCTATTTTCAGGCCAAGCTGAAGGGGTTATCTGAAGAAGAGGTCCATGTCGCGTTCGTGAATTCGAAAAACGCGGTGATGACCACCGAGTGCCTGCAGCGCGGGACCGTGGACCAATCGGTTGTGTACGTCAGGAAGGTAATCGAGCGTACCCTGGCGCATAAGGCCAGCGGCTTCCTTCTGGTCCATAATCATCCCAGCGGTGACCCCACGCCATCTAGCGATGACAGAGATCTGACCCAGGCGTTGAAGACAGCCGCGGCGACCGTTGGTGTGCGCTTCCTCGACCACCTGGTCATCGGCGAGACCGATCCCTTTAGTTTCAAGGCCAACGGGCTGCTGTAG
- a CDS encoding DsrE family protein produces MARLLITATYGYDNSTRAAMPFFVAKGAKESGIDVGIVLALDATVLVKPELRQYVKPHGLPPLDELFQFAVDHQIPIYV; encoded by the coding sequence ATGGCAAGGCTGTTAATTACAGCGACCTACGGTTACGACAACTCCACACGGGCGGCGATGCCGTTTTTTGTGGCGAAGGGGGCGAAGGAATCGGGGATCGATGTCGGCATCGTCCTTGCGCTTGATGCCACCGTCCTGGTCAAACCGGAATTACGGCAGTACGTGAAGCCCCACGGGCTACCTCCACTCGACGAGCTTTTCCAGTTCGCCGTGGACCATCAGATCCCAATCTACGTCTGA
- a CDS encoding quinone oxidoreductase family protein, translated as MRAIRMHEYGGPEVLRYEEVALPEPGVGEARVKLDAVGVNYIDIYQRKGQYPDQLPVIPGREAAGVVDAVGPGVSDLTPGARVVYAMHVGAYAEYAVVPVRRLVPIPDALEARVAAAVMLQGLTAHYLTHSAYPLQLGDRALIHAAAGGVGLLLVQMAKQRGAWVIGTVSTEQKADLARQAGADEVILYTQVDCETETKRLTSGQGVHVVYDSVGQTTFDKSLNCLGPRGYLVLYGQSSGPVPSLDPQVLSAKGSLYLTRPSLMHYTLDRAELLKRASDLFHWIMAGALTVRIDTTFPLAEAPLAHRYLEERKTKGKVLLIP; from the coding sequence ATGCGCGCGATTCGCATGCACGAGTATGGCGGTCCTGAAGTACTTCGCTACGAGGAGGTGGCTCTCCCCGAGCCCGGCGTGGGCGAAGCGCGGGTCAAACTTGACGCGGTTGGGGTCAACTATATTGACATCTACCAACGGAAAGGCCAATACCCTGACCAGTTGCCGGTGATCCCCGGCCGGGAGGCGGCCGGCGTGGTGGATGCGGTAGGCCCGGGCGTATCGGACCTTACACCGGGAGCCCGCGTCGTCTACGCCATGCATGTGGGCGCCTACGCGGAATATGCGGTGGTCCCGGTGCGGAGGCTGGTGCCGATTCCGGATGCATTGGAGGCACGGGTGGCGGCGGCTGTGATGCTGCAGGGGCTGACCGCGCACTATCTGACCCACAGCGCCTACCCACTGCAGTTGGGCGACCGCGCGCTGATTCATGCGGCCGCTGGTGGCGTCGGCTTGCTCCTGGTCCAGATGGCCAAGCAACGGGGAGCCTGGGTTATCGGGACCGTCTCGACAGAGCAGAAGGCAGATCTGGCGAGACAGGCCGGTGCTGATGAGGTGATCCTCTACACGCAGGTTGACTGTGAAACGGAAACCAAGCGCCTAACCAGTGGCCAAGGCGTACACGTGGTCTACGACTCGGTCGGGCAGACCACCTTCGACAAGAGCCTCAACTGCCTCGGACCTCGAGGGTACCTCGTGCTCTACGGCCAGTCCAGCGGGCCGGTACCGTCGCTGGACCCCCAGGTGCTCAGCGCCAAGGGTTCACTGTATCTGACCCGTCCTAGCCTGATGCACTATACGCTCGACCGGGCAGAACTGCTGAAGCGGGCATCGGATCTGTTCCACTGGATCATGGCCGGAGCGCTCACCGTGCGGATCGACACGACCTTCCCGCTTGCGGAGGCCCCGCTCGCCCATCGCTACCTTGAAGAGCG